In Primulina huaijiensis isolate GDHJ02 chromosome 4, ASM1229523v2, whole genome shotgun sequence, a genomic segment contains:
- the LOC140975526 gene encoding uncharacterized protein isoform X3: MVHKKRSIAPRSKASQAQSVAAADVVDIAAAAATSDDPAAVDFGAPLPDHSPNPGTRTQGKSDTGDLESDVTTANPSSASYVSIKAECERSLTALRRGNHTKALRLMKDLCLKHENSPFSALIHRVQGTVCLKVASIINDPNAKQRHLKNAIESARRSVSLSPNSIEFAHFYANMLYEAANDGKEYEEVVVECEKALSIENPVDPAKESLQEENQQKIPTAEARVAHVQAELRSLIQKSNIASISTWMKNLGNGEEKFRLIPIRRATEDPMELRLVQARRPNEIKKATKTPEERRKEIEVRVAAARLLQQKSNSTNSGNDGDRSNNSSKGLDSAPGLGQRVGERRKSGNARKNASSAERRDWVQSYWTSMSSDKKKDILRIKISDLKAHFSSLKDGSPSELLNKVLSFGELHKAWKFWMCCRCDEKFPDAGSFMPHVVQEHMGSLLPKMQSTIPQSVENDWAEMLLNCSWRPLELNAAVKMLKKHSKSETTESPDEPFPRNGNDDAKESFVDTYCNEFEWDSSPGKKKLGDNCNFSTQDSRDFEDVEWMDCDGDQNCKESLLHENWPLSDDPERAKLLDRIHTVFKALIKNKCLASSHLSKVMHFAVEELQSLACGSQLLNANVDQTPDCICFLGAPELKKILTFLQEIFHSCGLGRYSDKSNAIDDSNTKIWGNDIMEKICFNQDASFLVLDEHFLPCNPKRLSCDDAANDDSSSTASSHVSYADGVVLDSEALLSWIFMGPSSTEQLTSWSHAREEKAQQGSEILQSLEKESYHLQGLCDRKREHISYEEALQAVEDLCLEEGKKREHVIDSVHRSYDSVLKKRREELIENDNEITIISNRFELDVITNILKDAESLNINQFGFEETYSGVTSHLCDLESGEENDWRTKDYLHQVDSCIEVAIQRQKEQVSIEISKLDARIMRIVTGMQQLEVKLESTSTQDFQSVLIPLVKSFMRSRLEDMAEKDATEKSDAAREAFLAELALDSKKGFGVRVDVLKNVNDRTKDKKKSKESRKNKDTKATNPDEPHDQIAEEILLPSGYHEEGSGSEIEVHEIEDALRLQEEYRRIIELEAEERKLEETLEYQRRIENEAKQKHLAEQNKFFLKISKKSETVPISYAYTKNNNDEKDATEQSTTIRKEPLMREDGFTDISEGLSKNKANGDMLKTVLENGDNPQDGLFSDRRPGRRGRRHKGLAKLSDGKHAPLTTEIEDNDVGQSVPAQILVADGESGAKTLRQLQAEDDDEERFQADLEKAVLQSLDTFHAHKKSPSMSSSPMPQKELLEISDSEVRADSASGTDSYGTGLTNDVGEYNCFLNVIIQSLWHLRRFRDEFLRRSSSEHVHIGDPCVICALHVIFIALSVGSTDNRREAVAPTSLRVALSKLYPESNFYQEGQMNDASEVLGVIFNCLHRSFTHVPCASDTESEDSNCTGSWDCSHGSCIAHSIFGMDIFERMNCYSCGLESRHLKYTSFFHNINASALRTMKVMCPESSFDELLNLVEMNHQLACDPDAGGCGMLNYIHHILSTPPHVFTIVLGWQNTCESVEDITATLAALSTETDISVLYRGLDPQNRHSLVSMVCYYGQHYHCFAYSRDQEQWVMYDDKTVKVVGGWNDVLTMCERGHLQPQVLLFEAVN; the protein is encoded by the exons ATGGTTCATAAGAAGCGTAGTATCGCTCCTCGCTCCAAGGCCTCACAGGCACAATCAGTGGCGGCGGCGGATGTCGTAGATatcgccgccgccgccgcaaCTTCTGACGATCCTGCCGCTGTTGATTTTGGTGCTCCTTTACCCGACCATTCCCCAAACCCTGGCACTAGGACACAGGGAAAATCTGATACCGGGGATTTGGAAAGTGATGTCACCACTGCAAACCCTTCTTCTGCATCCTATGTTTCGATAAAGGCTGAATGCGAGCGGTCTCTAACGGCTTTGAGGAGGGGGAATCATACCAAAGCCCTGAGGTTGATGAAGGATTTGTGCTTGAAACATGAGAATTCTCCATTTTCTGCATTGATTCACCGTGTTCAGGGGACTGTGTGTCTGAAAGTGGCCTCGATTATTAATGACCCAAATGCTAAACAGCGCCACTTGAAAAACGCGATTGAGAGTGCTAGGAGGTCCGTGAGTTTGTCCCCTAATTCTATTGAGTTTGCACACTTCTATGCGAATATGTTGTATGAGGCTGCAAATGATGGGAAGGAGTACGAAGAGGTGGTGGTGGAGTGTGAGAAGGCCTTGAGTATAGAGAACCCCGTGGACCCTGCGAAAGAGAGTTTGCAGGAGGAGAATCAACAGAAAATTCCTACTGCTGAGGCTCGAGTTGCTCATGTTCAAGCTGAACTCCGATCTTTGATTCAGAAGTCAAATATTGCATCTATCTCGACTTGGATGAAGAATCTTGGCAATGGAGAGGAAAAGTTTCGGTTGATTCCGATTAGGAGGGCTACTGAGGATCCAATGGAGCTGAGATTGGTTCAGGCTAGGAGGCCAAACGAAATCAAGAAGGCGACCAAGACTCCTGAAGAACGAAGGAAAGAGATAGAAGTTAGGGTGGCTGCTGCTAGGCTTCTACAGCAGAAGTCCAATTCCACTAATTCGGGGAATGATGGGGACAGAAGTAATAACAGTAGCAAGGGGCTGGATTCTGCTCCAGGGTTGGGCCAGAGAGTAGGAGAAAGAAGGAAAAGTGGCAATGCGAGGAAGAATGCGTCTTCAGCAGAGAGAAGAGATTGGGTCCAATCGTATTGGACTTCGATGAGTTCGGATAAGAAGAAAGACATTCTCAGAATTAAAATTTCGGATTTAAAGGCACATTTCAGTTCATTAAAAGATGGTTCACCAAGTGAGCTGCTCAATAAAGTCCTATCCTTTGGGGAATTACATAAAGCGTGGAAGTTTTGGATGTGCTGTCGCTGTGACGAGAAATTTCCTGATGCTGGTTCTTTCATGCCGCATGTTGTGCAGGAGCATATGGGTAGTTTATTGCCCAAAATGCAGTCAACCATACCCCAAAGTGTGGAAAACGATTGGGCTGAAATGCTTCTTAACTGTTCTTGGAGACCTTTGGAGTTAAATGCAGCAGTTAAGATGCTTAAAAAACATTCGAAATCTGAGACAACTGAGTCTCCTGATGAGCCATTCCCCAGAAATGGCAATGATGATGCGAAAGAATCCTTTGTTGATACTTATTGCAATGAATTTGAGTGGGATTCATCACCTGGAAAGAAGAAATTGGGTGATAATTGCAATTTCAGTACTCAGGATAGCAGAGACTTTGAAGATGTTGAGTGGATGGACTGTGATGGAGATCAAAATTGTAAGGAAAGTTTACTTCATGAAAATTGGCCTTTGTCTGATGACCCTGAGCGTGCAAAGCTTCTTGATAGAATCCATACTGTTTTCAAGGCACTTATCAAGAACAAATGTCTTGCATCTAGTCACCTTAGCAAGGTCATGCACTTTGCTGTGGAGGAGCTTCAGAGTCTTGCGTGTGGGTCACAGCTTCTTAATGCCAACGTGGACCAAACGCCTGATTGCATATGTTTTTTGGGTGCTCCAGAACTTAAAAAAATTCTGACATTTTTGCAGGAAATATTTCATTCTTGTGGTTTAGGCAGATATTCTGATAAAAGTAATGCCATAGATGATTCAAACACCAAAATATGGGGAAATGACATTATGGAGAAGATATGTTTTAACCAAGATGCATCATTTTTGGTGCTTGATGAGCATTTTCTTCCATGCAATCCCAAACGCTTATCTTGTGATGATGCTGCTAACGATGATTCCAGTTCAACGGCTTCCTCGCATGTCAGCTATGCTGATGGTGTTGTACTCGATTCCGAAGCGTTGTTATCCTGGATATTTATGGGCCCTTCAAGTACTGAACAATTGACATCCTGGTCTCATGCAAGAGAAGAAAAGGCTCAGCAAGGCTCGGAAATTCTCCAGTCGCTTGAGAAGGAATCTTATCACCTGCAAGGCTTGTGCGATAGAAAACGCGAACATATAAGTTATGAGGAGGCACTACAGGCTGTGGAAGATCTCTGTTTGGAAGAGGGAAAGAAAAGAGAGCATGTGATTGATTCCGTCCATAGAAGTTATGACTCTGTCCTTAAGAAAAGGCGAGAAGAGCTCATCGAAAATGACAATGAAATCACCATAATCAGCAATAGATTTGAGTTGGACGTCATAACAAATATTCTAAAGGATGCAGAATCTCTGAATATTAACCAATTTGGCTTTGAGGAGACTTATAGTGGCGTAACATCTCATCTTTGTGACCTAGAATCTGGTGAAGAAAATGATTGGAGAACAAAAGACTACCTGCATCAGGTGGACTCTTGCATAGAAGTTGCAATACAACGACAGAAAGAGCAAGTTTCTATTGAG ATAAGCAAATTAGATGCAAGAATTATGCGAATAGTTACGGGGATGCAGCAGTTGGAGGTTAAGCTTGAGTCTACTTCCACTCAAGATTTCCAATCAGTCTTAATCCCTCTGGTAAAGTCATTTATGCGG TCTCGCTTGGAAGATATGGCAGAGAAAGATGCCACAGAAAAATCAGATGCTGCCAGAGAGGCATTTCTAGCTGAACTTGCACTGGATTCAAAGAAGGGCTTTGGTGTTCGAGttgatgttttaaaaaatgtgaaTGACAGGACAAAGGATAAGAAAAAGAGCAAGGAGAGCCGGAAGAACAAGGACACAAAG GCTACTAATCCTGATGAACCACATGATCAGATCGCTGAAGAGAT ATTGCTTCCCAGTGGGTATCACGAGGAGGGTTCGGGGTCCGAAATTGAGGTTCATGAGATTGAAGATGCCTTGCGACTACAGGAAGAGTACAGGCGCATAATTGAACTTGAAGCTGAGGAAAGAAAGCTTGAAGAAACTTTGGAGTATCAAAGACGAATAGAAAATGAGGCAAAACAGAAGCATCTCGCGgagcaaaataaattttttttgaagataTCTAAAAAGTCCGAAACAGTTCCAATTTCCTATGCTTACACAAAGAACAATAATGATGAGAAAGATGCCACTGAGCAATCGACAACTATTAGGAAG GAGCCTTTGATGCGGGAGGATGGGTTTACTGACATTTCTGAAGGTCTATCAAAGAACAAGGCTAATGGGGATATGCTGAAAACTG TCTTAGAAAATGGAGATAATCCACAGGATGGATTATTTTCTGATCGCCGGCCAGGAAGGAGAGGTAGACGGCATAAGGGCCTCGCTAAGTTGAGCGATGGAAAGCATGCACCACTGACAACAGAAATAGAAGATAATGATGTTGGTCAATCAGTGCCTGCACAAATTCTTGTTGCTGATGGTG AAAGTGGGGCAAAAACATTGAGACAGCTTCAGGCagaggatgatgatgaagaaagGTTTCAAGCTGACCTTGAAAAAGCTGTACTCCAAAGCCTCG ACACATTCCATGCACATAAAAAATCTCCGTCGATGTCAAGTTCACCCATGCCACAAAAGGAGCTGCTAGAAATCAGTGACAGTGAAGTTAGGGCGGATAGTGCTAGTGGAACAGATTCATATGGAACAGGGTTAACAAATGATGTTGGCGAATATAATTGCTTTCTCAATGTCATAATACAG TCCTTGTGGCATCTAAGACGATTCCGAGATGAGTTTTTGCGGAGGTCATCTTCAGAACATGTTCACATTGGCGATCCTTGTGTTATTTGTGCCTTACATGTAATCTTCATTGCTTTGAGCGTGGGATCTACTGATAACAGAAGGGAAGCTGTTGCCCCTACCTCTTTAAGAGTTGCCTTGAGCAAGTTGTACCCGGAGAGCAATTTCTACCAGGAG GGTCAGATGAATGACGCTTCTGAAGTGCTGGGTGTGATATTCAACTGTCTTCACCGATCATTCACTCATGTACCTTGTGCGTCTGATACGGAATCGGAAGATAGCAACTGCACGGGTTCTTgggactgtagccatggctCTTGCATTGCTCATTCAATATTTGGAATGGACATATTTGAGAGAATGAACTGTTACAGCTGTGGCTTGGAGTCCCGACATCTGAAGTACACATCTTTCTTTCATAATATCAATGCGAGTGCTCTCAGAACAATGAAG GTTATGTGCCCAGAGAGCTCCTTTGATGAGCTTTTGAACCTTGTTGAGATGAATCACCAGTTAGCTTGTGATCCAGATGCTGGTGGTTGTGGAATGCTTAATTATATTCATCATATTCTCTCCACTCCACCACATGTTTTTACCATAG TCCTAGGTTGGCAGAATACTTGTGAGAGTGTTGAAGATATAACAGCAACATTGGCTGCCTTATCTACTGAGACTGACATCAGTGTTTTGTACCGAGGTCTTGATCCACAAAATAGACATTCCTTGGTATCAATG GTTTGTTACTATGGGCAACACTATCACTGTTTTGCCTACAGCCGTGATCAAGAACAGTGGGTAATGTATGATGACAAAACTGTGAAG GTTGTTGGTGGCTGGAATGATGTTCTTACAATGTGTGAAAGAGGCCACCTCCAACCCCAAGTCCTCTTGTTTGAAGCTGTAAACTAA